In a single window of the Candidatus Obscuribacterales bacterium genome:
- a CDS encoding SLC13 family permease, protein MSPIFQTILVIMLALISFVAEWVPVDLTALMVAVLLMLLGLVTPEEGVSGFGNSATITVMAMFILSAGIARTGVIQVVRSWLIDWGGQRISQQIFVMGMIVGPITAFINNTAVVAVFLPIVEDWCKVQGRSPSKLLIPLSYATVMGGMLTLIGTST, encoded by the coding sequence ATGAGTCCCATTTTTCAGACCATCTTGGTCATTATGCTAGCGCTGATCAGCTTCGTGGCAGAATGGGTGCCCGTTGACTTAACGGCATTGATGGTCGCAGTACTGCTGATGCTGCTAGGTCTGGTGACCCCAGAAGAGGGCGTCTCAGGATTTGGCAACTCAGCCACCATCACCGTCATGGCCATGTTTATTCTCAGTGCTGGCATCGCTCGCACAGGGGTGATCCAAGTCGTGCGGAGTTGGCTGATTGATTGGGGCGGTCAACGCATTTCCCAACAAATTTTCGTCATGGGCATGATTGTGGGGCCCATTACAGCCTTCATCAATAACACCGCCGTCGTCGCTGTATTCCTACCGATTGTGGAAGACTGGTGCAAAGTTCAAGGGCGATCGCCCTCCAAGCTGCTGATTCCCCTTTCCTACGCCACGGTTATGGGAGGCATGCTCACCCTGATTGGCACCTCCACCAA
- a CDS encoding bifunctional riboflavin kinase/FAD synthetase, with protein sequence MWITSSLNTARTPTIAALGNFDGVHRGHQKVLAPILPGSCVDQLAPDSVAMSVGHQRSQPGAAQESDCSLDANSQRDRPLRTVVTFFPHPREFFAGERRLLLTPLDEKVWELAKLGVEQLVLLPFDQGLAQLTPQEFVQRILVDGLDARHISVGEDFCFGRDRSGTTADLRAIAATFGVQVTVVPLYADGGDRISSSAIRDALGQGNIARANHLLGRPYALTGTVVQGQQLGRTLGFPTANLETPPQKLLPRQGVYAVWVDLDGTLRPSVMNLGHRPTVNGLQQTLEVHLLDWSGDLYQRRLTLFLSHFLRPEQKFDSLDALKEQIQADCQMAKYLLTAPG encoded by the coding sequence GTGTGGATCACTTCGTCACTCAATACAGCGCGCACCCCAACGATTGCCGCTCTCGGAAATTTTGATGGTGTCCATCGTGGACATCAAAAGGTTCTTGCGCCAATTTTGCCGGGGTCTTGCGTTGATCAGCTAGCCCCAGATTCGGTGGCTATGTCGGTTGGACATCAACGCTCTCAACCTGGCGCAGCTCAGGAATCCGATTGCTCTCTTGATGCAAATTCCCAGCGCGATCGCCCCCTGCGCACCGTGGTGACGTTCTTCCCCCATCCTCGGGAGTTTTTTGCCGGAGAACGCCGTCTATTGTTAACGCCCTTGGATGAGAAGGTGTGGGAGTTGGCCAAGTTGGGGGTTGAACAATTGGTCTTGCTGCCCTTTGACCAAGGCTTAGCGCAGTTGACCCCTCAGGAGTTTGTGCAGCGTATATTGGTCGATGGTCTTGATGCTCGTCATATTAGCGTCGGTGAAGACTTTTGCTTTGGCCGCGATCGCTCTGGAACAACGGCAGATTTGAGGGCGATCGCGGCGACCTTTGGCGTTCAGGTGACGGTGGTGCCGCTCTATGCCGATGGGGGCGATCGCATCAGCAGTTCTGCGATTCGTGATGCCCTAGGCCAGGGTAATATTGCCAGAGCCAATCACCTACTGGGGCGACCCTATGCCCTCACCGGCACGGTAGTGCAGGGGCAGCAGTTGGGGCGCACCCTCGGTTTTCCGACGGCAAATCTGGAGACGCCGCCCCAAAAATTATTGCCCCGTCAAGGTGTTTATGCGGTGTGGGTTGACCTAGACGGTACCCTACGCCCCAGCGTGATGAACCTAGGGCATCGCCCTACGGTCAATGGTTTGCAGCAAACCCTAGAGGTACATCTGCTAGATTGGTCAGGCGATCTTTACCAGCGTCGGCTGACCCTGTTCCTCAGCCACTTTTTGCGCCCTGAGCAGAAATTTGACTCCCTGGATGCCTTGAAGGAGCAAATTCAAGCCGACTGTCAGATGGCAAAATACCTCCTCACGGCTCCAGGCTAG
- a CDS encoding 3'(2'),5'-bisphosphate nucleotidase CysQ, whose product MNLPTTIAGLSTEHILEVTRSIGWGAAEILQTYYRGETPVGAQAGLNVQEGKDGPVTSADLAANHYILDRLTTAFGQDTFGYLSEETYKAQKRQSPFPEDWLWIIDPLDGTRDFIDRTGEYALHIALTYQGRPMLTVVVCPELGKLYYATKGGGAFVETTGGTTTPLKVSQRDRPEDLVVVMSRTHRDDRFNQLLKQLPCQHQIAVGSVGGKIAAVVEQRADVYISLSGKSAPKDWDMAAPELILTEAGGQFTYADETPLQYNRGDVNQWGCLIASNGQHHTDLCTTARTLLAAIDAQ is encoded by the coding sequence GTGAACTTGCCGACCACCATTGCCGGACTCTCCACGGAGCATATTCTAGAGGTCACCCGCTCGATAGGCTGGGGCGCAGCGGAAATTCTACAGACCTACTATCGGGGAGAAACTCCCGTCGGCGCACAGGCAGGGCTGAATGTGCAGGAAGGCAAGGATGGCCCCGTAACCTCCGCCGATCTGGCCGCCAATCACTATATCCTCGATCGCTTAACCACTGCCTTTGGACAAGATACCTTTGGCTACTTGAGCGAAGAAACCTACAAGGCTCAGAAACGCCAGTCCCCGTTTCCTGAAGACTGGCTATGGATTATTGATCCCCTCGATGGCACCCGCGACTTTATCGATCGCACCGGAGAATATGCACTACATATCGCCTTGACCTACCAAGGGCGTCCCATGCTGACAGTCGTTGTCTGTCCTGAACTGGGCAAGCTTTACTATGCCACCAAGGGCGGCGGAGCTTTTGTAGAAACTACCGGGGGCACCACCACGCCCCTGAAGGTATCCCAACGCGATCGCCCCGAGGACTTAGTCGTGGTCATGAGCCGCACCCACCGAGATGACCGCTTCAACCAACTGCTGAAACAGCTTCCTTGTCAACATCAAATTGCCGTAGGCAGCGTAGGTGGCAAGATTGCGGCGGTGGTAGAGCAACGGGCCGATGTCTACATTTCTCTCTCAGGTAAATCGGCTCCCAAAGACTGGGATATGGCGGCACCGGAACTAATTTTGACGGAAGCCGGTGGTCAGTTTACCTATGCCGATGAAACCCCCTTGCAGTACAACCGGGGAGACGTAAACCAGTGGGGATGCCTGATTGCCAGCAATGGTCAGCATCACACCGACCTTTGCACCACTGCCCGCACCCTATTGGCTGCCATTGATGCTCAGTGA